A region from the uncultured Holophaga sp. genome encodes:
- a CDS encoding PilT/PilU family type 4a pilus ATPase: protein MNLEEVLTYAARAKASDIHLRSGMRPTIRVDGVLYAMPKEGPCPGEAIATQATALMNERQRQAYGEKGEVNLTHTLTGLGRYRINAFRERGSVALAIRPISLAIPTLEDLNLPPIIRRLCQEERGLVLVTGSTGCGKSSTLAAMIDIINTDRNRNILTIEDPIEYLHQDRRSIICQREIGEDTPDYATALLGALRQDPDVILVGEMRDLETITTALLAAETGHLVLATLHTMDAAETINRIISACPPIHQRQIRLQLASVLKGVVSQRLVPRAGGRGRVPAVEVMLATARVKECIDDLEKSRYLAEAIAQGEAYGMQSFDQSLMQLCGDGLISFEEALRQSSNPEALSLRASGISSLKDAGKGSVPSPAVMPEAAPIEIALGANALPGTRNLRNKAK from the coding sequence ATGAACCTCGAGGAGGTGCTCACCTATGCCGCCCGGGCCAAGGCCTCGGACATTCACCTTCGGTCGGGCATGCGCCCCACCATCCGGGTGGACGGAGTGCTCTACGCCATGCCCAAAGAGGGACCCTGTCCCGGGGAGGCCATCGCCACCCAGGCCACGGCACTCATGAACGAGCGCCAGCGACAGGCTTACGGGGAGAAGGGTGAGGTCAACCTCACCCACACCCTGACAGGGCTGGGGCGATACCGGATCAATGCCTTCCGTGAGCGGGGTTCGGTGGCCCTGGCCATCCGGCCCATCTCCCTGGCCATTCCCACGCTGGAGGACCTGAACCTCCCACCCATCATCCGCAGGCTCTGCCAGGAGGAGCGGGGCCTTGTCCTGGTGACCGGTTCCACCGGATGCGGAAAGTCCAGCACCCTGGCGGCCATGATCGACATCATCAACACCGACCGCAACCGCAACATCCTCACCATCGAGGATCCCATCGAGTACCTGCACCAGGATCGGCGCAGCATCATCTGCCAGCGGGAGATCGGTGAGGACACCCCTGACTACGCCACAGCCCTGCTGGGGGCGCTGCGGCAGGATCCGGATGTGATCCTGGTGGGGGAGATGCGGGACCTGGAGACCATCACAACAGCCCTCCTGGCGGCGGAGACCGGGCATCTGGTCCTGGCTACCCTCCACACCATGGATGCCGCCGAGACCATCAACCGCATCATCAGCGCCTGCCCGCCCATCCACCAGCGCCAGATCCGGCTTCAGTTGGCCAGCGTGCTGAAGGGTGTGGTCTCCCAGCGCCTGGTCCCCCGGGCAGGAGGACGGGGCCGGGTACCGGCGGTGGAGGTCATGCTCGCCACGGCCCGGGTGAAGGAGTGCATTGATGACCTTGAGAAGTCCCGCTATCTGGCGGAAGCCATCGCCCAGGGCGAAGCCTACGGCATGCAGAGCTTTGACCAGTCCCTGATGCAGTTGTGCGGAGACGGACTGATCAGTTTCGAGGAGGCGCTCCGCCAGAGCTCCAATCCCGAGGCGCTCTCCCTCAGGGCCTCCGGCATCTCCTCGCTCAAGGACGCCGGTAAGGGGTCTGTGCCCAGCCCCGCAGTCATGCCGGAGGCTGCCCCCATCGAGATCGCTCTGGGTGCCAACGCCCTGCCCGGGACCCGCAACCTGAGGAACAAGGCCAAGTAG
- a CDS encoding bifunctional alpha,alpha-trehalose-phosphate synthase (UDP-forming)/trehalose-phosphatase, translating to MTRLTLVSNRLPWTVKVSEGGETLMPSAGGLATALAGPHAADDSSWVGWPGSLEGLDTGARQRVLEALHQKRLTPVELSLEDVTRYYEGFSNGVLWPLCHYLLDKVSLDADLDWEAYQSVNERFAATVAELAASGALVWVHDYQLMLVPRMLRELRPDVRIGFFLHIPFPAHEVFRILPWAEQLLQGMLASDLLGFHTEDYRNHFATCACQMLGARPTEGGLSYEDRDVRLAEYAIGIDVGTFVSMAQTPGVEARCQQLREEVGGRRILLGVDRLDYTKGIPRRLMAFERFLEENPGLRDRVLLLQAAVPSREGVEAYAAFRRQVDEIAARINGRFGTPGVLPVHLLHQAFPLEELVALYRAADVMLVTPLRDGMNLVAKEFCACRIDDTGVLVLSEFAGAAVTMKEALLVNPYDVGSLAQAIRRALDLPPQQASRRMRSLRHRVERSNVHQWARRFLGDLEAVGPLSPAGPWPVLLERIQDEAASSERTVILLDYDGTLVPLAPTPEAAAPDLELKSLLRDLASLPGVEVHVVSGRPREVLEAWLGELPLALHAEHGLWLRASGTAEWVAVRTVSPLADGPLAELLGGWVRAFEGSFIEWKTASVAWHYRRVPGGLRLPQLRTLQAQARELSEGLGLEMLEGSRVLEFRPRGVQKGLALSADMGGEGVYVLAIGDDRTDEDLFRALPVSACSIRVGQGPSEARYRLPDPASVRRLLRGFLASSMAGEARP from the coding sequence ATGACGCGACTGACTCTGGTTTCCAACAGGCTGCCCTGGACCGTCAAGGTGAGCGAAGGCGGAGAGACGCTGATGCCCTCGGCGGGTGGGCTGGCGACGGCCCTGGCCGGCCCCCATGCGGCCGATGATTCCAGCTGGGTGGGCTGGCCCGGCAGTCTGGAGGGGCTGGATACCGGAGCCCGGCAGCGGGTCCTGGAGGCACTCCACCAGAAGCGACTCACACCCGTGGAGCTCAGCCTGGAGGATGTGACCCGGTATTACGAGGGCTTCAGCAATGGGGTGCTCTGGCCCCTCTGCCACTACCTGTTGGACAAGGTGAGCCTGGACGCGGATCTGGACTGGGAGGCCTACCAGTCGGTGAACGAGCGGTTCGCCGCAACGGTGGCCGAGCTTGCGGCCTCCGGAGCCCTGGTTTGGGTGCATGACTATCAGCTCATGCTCGTCCCCCGGATGCTACGGGAGCTCAGACCTGATGTCCGCATCGGCTTCTTCCTGCATATTCCCTTTCCGGCCCACGAGGTCTTCCGGATCCTGCCCTGGGCGGAGCAGCTGCTCCAGGGGATGCTGGCCTCGGATCTGCTGGGCTTCCATACCGAGGACTACCGCAACCACTTCGCCACCTGCGCCTGCCAGATGCTGGGCGCCCGTCCCACAGAAGGCGGGCTCTCGTACGAGGACCGGGATGTCCGCCTGGCGGAGTATGCCATCGGCATCGATGTGGGCACCTTCGTCAGCATGGCGCAGACGCCCGGCGTGGAGGCCCGGTGCCAGCAGCTCCGGGAGGAGGTCGGTGGGCGCCGGATCCTCCTGGGGGTGGACCGGCTCGACTACACCAAAGGGATCCCACGGCGGCTCATGGCCTTCGAGCGCTTCCTGGAGGAGAACCCCGGACTCCGCGACCGGGTCTTGCTCCTGCAGGCGGCTGTGCCCTCCCGGGAGGGAGTCGAGGCCTACGCAGCCTTCCGGCGCCAGGTGGATGAAATCGCCGCCCGGATCAACGGACGCTTCGGGACCCCCGGAGTCCTCCCCGTCCACCTGCTCCACCAGGCCTTCCCCCTGGAGGAGCTGGTGGCCCTCTACCGTGCGGCCGATGTCATGCTCGTCACTCCGCTCCGGGATGGCATGAACCTGGTGGCGAAGGAGTTCTGCGCCTGCCGCATCGACGACACGGGCGTACTCGTCCTGAGTGAGTTCGCCGGGGCGGCGGTGACCATGAAGGAGGCCCTGCTGGTCAATCCCTATGACGTGGGGAGCCTGGCCCAGGCCATCCGCCGTGCCTTGGACCTGCCCCCCCAGCAAGCCTCACGGCGGATGAGGAGCCTTCGGCATCGCGTCGAACGCAGCAATGTACACCAATGGGCCCGGCGCTTCCTGGGGGATCTGGAAGCCGTGGGTCCCCTGAGTCCCGCGGGCCCCTGGCCCGTCCTGCTGGAGCGCATCCAGGATGAGGCTGCCAGCAGCGAGCGGACGGTGATCCTGCTGGACTACGACGGCACCCTGGTGCCCCTGGCACCGACTCCGGAGGCGGCTGCGCCCGACCTGGAGCTCAAGAGCCTCCTCCGGGACCTGGCCAGCCTGCCGGGTGTGGAGGTGCATGTCGTCAGCGGCAGGCCCAGGGAGGTGCTGGAGGCCTGGCTGGGGGAGCTTCCCCTCGCGCTCCACGCGGAGCACGGCCTGTGGCTGCGGGCCTCCGGGACCGCTGAGTGGGTGGCGGTCCGCACCGTCAGTCCCCTGGCGGACGGGCCCCTGGCGGAGCTGCTCGGGGGATGGGTCCGTGCGTTCGAGGGCTCCTTCATCGAGTGGAAGACGGCCTCGGTGGCCTGGCACTACCGCCGGGTCCCAGGCGGGCTCCGCCTGCCCCAGTTGCGGACTCTCCAGGCCCAGGCTAGGGAACTCAGCGAAGGTCTCGGGCTGGAGATGCTGGAGGGCTCGAGGGTCCTTGAGTTCCGCCCCCGTGGCGTGCAGAAGGGCCTGGCGTTGAGCGCCGATATGGGGGGCGAGGGGGTCTATGTCCTGGCCATCGGGGATGACCGCACGGATGAGGACCTCTTCCGCGCCCTGCCTGTTTCGGCCTGCTCCATCCGGGTGGGCCAGGGGCCCAGCGAAGCACGCTACCGTCTGCCGGATCCGGCCAGCGTCCGGCGGCTGCTCAGGGGCTTCCTCGCCTCCTCGATGGCCGGGGAGGCCCGGCCGTGA
- a CDS encoding glycoside hydrolase family 15 protein has product MSPRHQPLDHGLIGNGSILALIAPTSAVEWLCMPRFDSPSVFGRLLGGEEGGVFRILAEGREVLGQMDYLPNTNVLRTRFEHNDSGWELIDFAPRLPREWTVSVPIQLCRILRPLHGTVRISVDFDPRLDYGRSETRKEYRHDGMAVLGGSGRLHLETNMPVSYLAGSREFVLDGAVYFVLSWGEPRGLTLARVLQELDLTVEGWMRWAKTCVLPLYKPEMVLRSALCLKLHAYQDTGAIIAATTTSIPESLGTGRTWDYRYCWLRDAAFVVEALRRLSHLHEGERFLRFLRNVAETAPLQPLYAIDGNPSAPEEILEHWPGFEGDGPVRIGNAAATQRQHDLMGELVLCMETLLRDPRLVHDQDGHFFPLVRSLVEKALELGPVPDTSIWEFRSLFRPYTFSRAMCWVAVHRGAAMAKRFNEPLLAERWERQAAAEREIILTRGYNEKLGCFTQALDGEFPDASNLLLPSIGLVDPRDPRFLATLDHYGEKLTDCGLMLRYRNEDDFGETTSAFTICSFWWAEALALAGRLEEAIQVFERVCRHANPVGLFSEDIEPATGRLLGNFPQAYTHVGLIHAALTISELLAARDGKVRAWS; this is encoded by the coding sequence GTGAGCCCCCGCCATCAGCCCCTGGATCATGGACTCATCGGCAACGGGAGCATCCTCGCCCTCATCGCCCCCACCTCGGCTGTGGAGTGGCTCTGCATGCCCCGCTTTGATTCCCCCTCGGTCTTCGGGCGCCTGCTGGGAGGCGAGGAGGGCGGTGTCTTCCGCATCCTGGCCGAGGGGAGGGAGGTGCTGGGGCAGATGGATTACCTGCCCAATACCAACGTCCTCCGCACTCGATTCGAGCACAACGACTCGGGTTGGGAGCTGATCGACTTCGCCCCCCGGCTGCCCCGGGAGTGGACTGTCTCCGTGCCCATCCAGCTTTGCCGGATCCTCCGTCCCCTCCACGGCACCGTCAGGATCAGTGTCGACTTCGATCCGCGGCTCGACTACGGGCGCTCCGAGACTCGGAAGGAATACCGCCATGACGGCATGGCGGTGCTCGGCGGCTCGGGTCGGCTCCACTTGGAGACCAACATGCCCGTCAGCTATCTGGCGGGGAGCCGGGAGTTTGTGCTTGACGGGGCGGTCTACTTCGTCCTGAGCTGGGGGGAGCCCCGGGGCTTGACCCTGGCGCGGGTGCTGCAGGAACTGGACCTGACGGTGGAGGGCTGGATGCGCTGGGCCAAGACCTGCGTCCTGCCGCTCTACAAGCCGGAGATGGTGCTCCGCTCGGCCCTCTGCCTCAAGCTGCACGCCTACCAGGACACCGGGGCCATCATCGCTGCCACCACCACCAGCATCCCCGAGAGCCTCGGCACCGGGCGGACCTGGGACTACCGCTACTGCTGGCTGCGCGACGCGGCCTTCGTGGTGGAGGCCCTGAGACGCCTCAGCCATCTGCACGAGGGGGAGCGCTTCCTGCGCTTCCTGCGGAACGTGGCGGAGACCGCGCCCCTCCAGCCCCTCTATGCCATCGATGGCAACCCCTCGGCCCCGGAGGAGATCCTGGAACACTGGCCCGGCTTCGAGGGGGACGGACCCGTGCGCATCGGCAATGCCGCCGCCACCCAGCGCCAACATGATCTCATGGGGGAACTGGTCCTCTGCATGGAGACCCTGCTGCGGGATCCCCGCCTGGTCCATGACCAGGACGGCCATTTCTTCCCCCTGGTGCGGAGCCTGGTGGAGAAGGCCCTGGAGCTGGGGCCGGTGCCGGATACCTCGATTTGGGAGTTCCGGAGCCTCTTCCGTCCCTACACCTTCTCCCGGGCCATGTGCTGGGTGGCCGTGCACCGGGGGGCGGCCATGGCGAAGCGCTTCAACGAGCCCCTGCTGGCCGAGCGCTGGGAGCGGCAGGCCGCGGCGGAGCGGGAGATCATCCTCACGAGGGGATACAATGAGAAGCTCGGCTGCTTCACCCAGGCCCTGGATGGTGAGTTCCCGGACGCCTCCAACCTGCTGCTCCCCAGCATCGGCCTGGTGGACCCCAGGGATCCCCGCTTTCTCGCCACTCTGGATCACTACGGGGAGAAACTCACGGACTGCGGCCTCATGCTCCGCTACCGGAACGAGGACGACTTCGGCGAGACCACCAGCGCCTTCACCATCTGCTCCTTCTGGTGGGCCGAGGCCCTGGCCCTGGCCGGGCGGCTGGAGGAGGCCATCCAGGTCTTCGAGCGGGTCTGCCGCCATGCCAACCCGGTGGGGCTCTTCAGCGAGGACATCGAACCCGCCACGGGGCGGCTCCTGGGCAACTTCCCCCAGGCCTACACCCATGTGGGCCTGATTCATGCCGCCCTCACCATCTCCGAGCTCCTGGCCGCCCGGGACGGCAAGGTGAGGGCCTGGTCCTGA
- the purD gene encoding phosphoribosylamine--glycine ligase has translation MKILLVGSGGREYALALKLREGKAPVELFAAPGSDALAELGTCLPLGVEDVAGIADWAAAQRPDLAILGPEAPLVAGVADALRALGIPVFGHNAGTARLEGSKAFAKDFMFRHSIPCAASTTITDLAAGEALIASWPHPFPIVLKADGLAAGKGVVLAPSKEEALATFRSFMAGQFGEASRTVVFEEPMTGMELSLHVLVDVKAGHACFAMLPACQDHKRIFEGDQGPNTGGMGVFGPLPFLRPEDVERMRRELVVPTVQGLQKDGLDAQGVLFLGVMWTPTGPRLLEYNVRFGDPETQVLMQLLDEDLQELLLSVAEGRLERNEVVLKPGCALAVVLAAEDYPEGARKGVPITVASPRSRLIHAGTRRQGGQWVTNGGRVLNLVAQAADLAQARAQVEADLEQVTWPGRQVRRDIGLKALRHAQAGKGVADAWE, from the coding sequence ATGAAGATTCTGCTGGTCGGTTCGGGAGGACGTGAGTACGCCTTGGCTCTGAAGCTGCGCGAGGGCAAGGCCCCCGTGGAGCTCTTCGCTGCCCCCGGGAGCGACGCCCTGGCCGAGCTGGGGACCTGTCTGCCCCTCGGAGTGGAGGATGTGGCCGGCATCGCCGATTGGGCTGCCGCCCAGAGGCCCGACCTCGCCATCCTCGGTCCTGAGGCCCCCCTGGTGGCCGGTGTGGCGGATGCCCTGCGCGCCCTCGGCATTCCGGTCTTCGGCCACAACGCCGGCACCGCCCGGCTCGAGGGCTCCAAGGCCTTCGCCAAGGACTTCATGTTCCGTCACAGCATCCCCTGTGCCGCCAGCACCACCATCACGGACCTGGCTGCGGGCGAGGCCCTCATCGCTTCCTGGCCCCATCCCTTCCCCATCGTCCTGAAGGCCGATGGCCTGGCGGCGGGCAAGGGCGTCGTCCTCGCGCCCAGCAAGGAGGAGGCCCTTGCGACCTTCCGCAGCTTCATGGCTGGCCAGTTCGGAGAGGCCTCCCGCACGGTGGTCTTCGAGGAACCCATGACGGGTATGGAGCTGAGTCTCCACGTCCTGGTGGATGTGAAGGCCGGGCACGCCTGTTTCGCGATGCTGCCCGCCTGCCAGGACCATAAGCGCATCTTCGAGGGGGACCAGGGCCCCAACACCGGCGGCATGGGTGTCTTCGGCCCGCTTCCCTTCCTGCGCCCCGAGGATGTGGAGCGAATGCGCCGGGAGCTGGTGGTCCCCACGGTCCAGGGCCTCCAGAAGGATGGGCTGGATGCCCAGGGCGTGCTCTTCCTGGGGGTGATGTGGACCCCCACCGGTCCCCGTCTGCTGGAGTACAACGTCCGCTTCGGGGACCCCGAGACCCAGGTCCTGATGCAACTCCTGGATGAGGACCTGCAGGAGCTCCTCCTCTCCGTGGCCGAGGGGCGTCTGGAGCGGAACGAAGTCGTCCTGAAACCCGGCTGTGCCCTCGCCGTGGTGCTGGCTGCCGAGGATTACCCCGAGGGGGCCCGGAAGGGTGTGCCCATCACCGTCGCCAGCCCCAGGAGCCGCCTGATCCACGCTGGGACCCGCAGGCAGGGCGGGCAGTGGGTGACCAACGGGGGGCGGGTGCTGAACCTCGTGGCCCAGGCCGCTGACCTGGCCCAGGCCCGGGCCCAGGTGGAAGCCGATCTGGAGCAGGTGACCTGGCCCGGACGCCAGGTGCGCCGTGATATCGGGCTCAAGGCCCTGCGCCACGCCCAGGCGGGCAAGGGCGTGGCCGATGCCTGGGAGTAG
- the murB gene encoding UDP-N-acetylmuramate dehydrogenase: MPGSSLPGDPWQRRVSLEPFNTLRLPGRAEQYAEIRSAEQLSGLAASGQLAGRPLTLLGGGSNVVLAGDLAGRVLRICIPGRERLGGTLVRAGAGEDWPSFVLWTLEQGLGGLENLAHIPGTVGAAPVQNIGAYGLEAGDRIHRVEVVDLRDGRQRVLEGSECRFAYRESLFKLPEGRHWAVTAVTFRLPEAWRPETGYAGLDQELAARGMAAPGPRDIAEAIIAVRRRKIPDPAEIPSAGSFFKNPVLEAGAFERLKAGHSTLPAYPQADGRVKVAAGWLIEQVGWKGRALGPVAMFGKQALVLVNLGGATGAEVLRLADAVRGDVRDRFGISLEMEPVVLG, from the coding sequence ATGCCTGGGAGTAGCCTTCCCGGGGATCCCTGGCAGCGTCGGGTTTCCCTGGAGCCCTTCAACACCCTGAGGCTGCCTGGCCGGGCCGAGCAGTACGCCGAGATCCGTTCGGCAGAGCAGCTCTCCGGGCTGGCGGCTTCTGGGCAGCTGGCGGGGCGGCCCCTCACCCTCCTGGGCGGGGGCAGCAACGTGGTGCTGGCCGGGGATCTCGCTGGGCGGGTCCTCCGCATCTGCATCCCCGGGCGGGAGCGCCTCGGGGGCACCCTGGTCCGTGCCGGAGCCGGGGAGGACTGGCCCTCCTTTGTGCTCTGGACCCTGGAGCAGGGCCTGGGGGGGCTGGAGAACCTGGCCCACATCCCGGGCACCGTGGGGGCCGCCCCGGTCCAGAACATCGGGGCCTATGGCCTGGAGGCGGGAGACCGCATCCATCGCGTGGAGGTGGTGGATCTGCGGGACGGACGGCAGCGGGTCCTGGAGGGATCGGAGTGCCGCTTCGCCTACCGGGAGAGTCTCTTCAAGTTGCCCGAGGGGCGCCACTGGGCGGTCACGGCTGTCACCTTCCGTCTTCCGGAGGCCTGGCGTCCCGAGACGGGCTATGCCGGTCTCGACCAGGAGTTGGCCGCCCGGGGAATGGCCGCTCCGGGTCCCCGGGACATCGCCGAGGCCATCATCGCCGTGCGGCGGCGCAAGATCCCGGACCCTGCGGAGATCCCCAGCGCTGGGAGCTTCTTCAAGAACCCGGTCCTGGAGGCGGGGGCCTTCGAGCGCCTCAAGGCCGGGCATTCCACCCTCCCGGCTTATCCCCAGGCCGATGGCCGGGTGAAGGTGGCGGCGGGCTGGCTCATCGAGCAGGTGGGCTGGAAGGGGCGGGCCCTCGGTCCGGTGGCCATGTTCGGGAAGCAGGCCCTGGTGCTGGTCAACCTGGGCGGTGCCACGGGGGCCGAGGTGCTGCGCTTGGCGGATGCCGTGCGCGGGGATGTGCGGGACCGCTTCGGGATCAGCCTGGAGATGGAGCCTGTGGTCCTGGGCTGA
- a CDS encoding GNAT family N-acetyltransferase, which translates to MVELRRTTPDDPGFLTLIRRLDAELLARNGAEQAQLNPLNSLECIHHALVAEESGHPLGCGALKFHGSATAELKRMFVHPEARRRGIAAALVQALETWAREEGAREVILETGVRHAEALALYKALGFQRITNYGPYAGKSGSICLGKALSPGPQAPSPG; encoded by the coding sequence ATGGTCGAACTGAGGCGCACCACCCCTGACGATCCCGGCTTCCTGACCCTGATCCGTCGCCTGGACGCCGAACTGCTGGCGCGCAACGGGGCCGAGCAGGCACAACTGAACCCACTGAACAGCCTGGAGTGCATCCACCACGCCCTGGTGGCGGAGGAGAGCGGTCACCCTCTGGGCTGCGGGGCACTCAAATTCCACGGAAGCGCCACTGCGGAGCTCAAGCGGATGTTCGTCCATCCGGAAGCCCGCCGCCGTGGCATCGCCGCAGCCCTGGTCCAGGCGTTGGAGACCTGGGCCAGGGAAGAGGGTGCCCGGGAAGTGATCCTGGAGACCGGAGTCCGCCACGCCGAGGCCCTGGCCTTGTACAAGGCTCTGGGTTTCCAGCGCATCACCAACTACGGCCCCTATGCGGGCAAATCTGGAAGCATCTGCCTGGGCAAGGCCCTCAGCCCAGGACCACAGGCTCCATCTCCAGGCTGA
- a CDS encoding AEC family transporter: MNQLIFSQVLTLFLLMGVGLGARRLGAFTPEVNRGLSAFLMNTCMPALILVSFLRPFSSGMLRGAGRMLLYTLAIHLVLALLAWLLFRRVPGGKRPTLQFLTLFSNSGFLGLPLLALLFPMGGVFFGAVYNLISALFMFTLGVAYFSPRETRPGPGLLLKNPVILSTLAGILCFLFSVRLPGPILSAFNMLGGMTSPLSVLILGAMLGEMRLRDLLGSPSEYLLSAVRLLVAPALTLLLCRLLRVDPVLERILVILQALPGATIVAAFAERYDSDRVFASRCTFLTTLLSLLTLPLMSSLLH, from the coding sequence TTGAATCAGCTTATCTTCTCCCAGGTCCTCACCCTCTTTCTCCTCATGGGGGTGGGGCTGGGCGCACGCCGCCTCGGGGCCTTCACCCCCGAAGTCAACCGGGGGCTCTCGGCCTTCCTCATGAACACCTGCATGCCTGCCCTGATCCTGGTCTCCTTCCTGAGGCCCTTCAGCAGCGGCATGCTCCGGGGGGCGGGGCGGATGCTCCTCTACACCCTGGCCATCCATCTGGTGCTGGCCCTCCTGGCCTGGCTGCTCTTCCGCCGGGTTCCGGGGGGGAAGCGGCCCACCCTGCAGTTCCTGACCCTCTTCTCCAACTCGGGCTTCCTGGGCCTTCCCCTGCTGGCCCTGCTCTTCCCCATGGGCGGGGTCTTCTTCGGCGCAGTCTACAACCTCATCAGCGCCCTCTTCATGTTCACCCTGGGTGTGGCCTACTTCTCCCCCAGGGAGACCCGCCCCGGCCCTGGGCTCCTGCTGAAGAACCCGGTGATCCTCAGCACCCTCGCAGGCATCCTCTGTTTCCTCTTCTCGGTGCGACTCCCCGGCCCCATCCTGAGCGCTTTCAACATGCTCGGAGGCATGACCAGCCCCCTCTCGGTCCTCATCCTGGGGGCCATGCTGGGCGAGATGCGGCTGCGGGACCTCCTGGGCTCCCCCAGCGAGTACCTGCTTTCCGCGGTGCGGCTCCTGGTGGCCCCTGCCCTGACCCTCCTGCTCTGCCGTCTCCTGCGAGTGGATCCGGTGCTGGAGCGGATCCTGGTGATCCTCCAGGCCCTGCCGGGCGCGACCATTGTGGCGGCCTTCGCCGAACGCTACGACAGCGACCGGGTCTTCGCCTCCCGCTGTACCTTCCTCACCACCCTGCTCTCGCTGCTGACCCTGCCCCTGATGTCGAGCCTGCTGCACTGA
- a CDS encoding MFS transporter → MEQAREYPSFRWFVLLALVVATAASTVLMIAPAPLMGEVAHHLHLHPGAATGIIMGLWNILGATSCLVAGFLVDRFGVNKLMIAGCIIFIVPTLFFPLAGENLKLIILLRAIQACGVGPVTSILGPLAATWFPVSQRGAVAGIQGVATSGGVLIGFLVSPKTFMATHSWLATMGWMTIAPVIALILCAAIPFGPKPPAFQDELDEAGKLEAQGAFAKALKTPTTWVLIVCVFISCWFFTGTNDLTPGYIAIAPPTGLGYGPVTAGKLMGIYQLFFMIGGFLVGALFTKVFKGSARTSVGIGFLVSAVVICTIMLPGVYTSVGTLSAVLPLAAFFAAWIMPSIMAFIAINYHHSIVGRVTGLAFGIGLYAGIPGIIVGSTLLAKTGNYHASITLVTTVAILGAVLALFIKPLLKKVAKTSPETLEA, encoded by the coding sequence ATGGAACAGGCACGCGAATACCCCAGCTTCCGATGGTTCGTGCTGCTCGCGCTGGTCGTCGCGACAGCAGCATCCACGGTCCTGATGATCGCCCCGGCGCCTTTGATGGGCGAGGTGGCCCACCACCTGCACCTCCACCCCGGGGCGGCCACGGGCATCATCATGGGCCTCTGGAACATCCTCGGCGCCACCTCCTGCCTGGTGGCCGGCTTCCTGGTGGACCGCTTCGGCGTCAACAAACTGATGATCGCCGGATGCATCATCTTCATCGTCCCGACCCTCTTCTTCCCCCTGGCTGGTGAGAACCTGAAGCTCATCATCCTCCTGCGCGCCATCCAGGCCTGCGGAGTGGGTCCCGTCACCTCCATCCTGGGCCCCCTCGCCGCCACCTGGTTCCCCGTGAGCCAGCGCGGCGCCGTGGCCGGCATCCAGGGTGTGGCCACCTCCGGCGGCGTGCTCATCGGCTTCCTGGTCTCCCCCAAGACCTTCATGGCCACCCACAGCTGGCTGGCCACCATGGGCTGGATGACCATCGCCCCTGTGATCGCCCTCATCCTCTGCGCGGCCATCCCCTTCGGGCCCAAGCCTCCGGCCTTCCAGGACGAGTTGGACGAGGCGGGGAAGCTGGAGGCCCAGGGTGCTTTCGCCAAGGCCCTCAAGACCCCCACCACCTGGGTCCTCATCGTCTGTGTCTTCATCAGCTGCTGGTTCTTCACCGGCACCAATGACCTGACCCCCGGCTACATCGCCATCGCCCCCCCCACAGGCCTGGGCTACGGCCCGGTCACCGCCGGCAAGCTCATGGGCATCTACCAGCTCTTCTTCATGATCGGTGGCTTCCTGGTAGGCGCCCTCTTCACCAAGGTCTTCAAGGGCAGCGCCCGCACCTCCGTGGGGATCGGCTTCCTGGTTTCGGCCGTGGTGATCTGCACCATCATGCTACCCGGGGTCTACACCTCCGTGGGCACCCTGAGCGCAGTCCTGCCCCTGGCGGCCTTCTTCGCAGCCTGGATCATGCCCTCGATCATGGCCTTCATCGCCATCAACTACCACCACAGCATCGTGGGCCGCGTCACGGGCCTCGCCTTCGGCATCGGCCTCTACGCCGGCATCCCGGGGATCATCGTCGGCTCCACCCTGCTGGCCAAGACCGGCAACTACCACGCCTCCATCACCCTGGTGACCACCGTGGCCATCCTGGGTGCCGTCCTGGCACTCTTCATCAAGCCCCTTCTGAAGAAGGTTGCCAAGACCTCCCCCGAGACCCTCGAGGCCTGA